The following coding sequences lie in one Chionomys nivalis chromosome 8, mChiNiv1.1, whole genome shotgun sequence genomic window:
- the Fxn gene encoding frataxin, mitochondrial — translation MWALGRRAVAGLPSRTASRASVSVGIPRWREPIGACGHRGLQVTISSASAIRHSNLNLHYLNQILNIKKQSVRMVHLRNSGTLNNPSSLDETAYERLAEETLDALAEFFEDLADKPYTLEDYDVSFGGGVLTIKLGGDLGTYVINKQTPNKQIWLSSPSSGPKRYDWTGKNWVYSHDGVSLHELLARELTEALNTKLDLSSLAYSGKGA, via the exons ATGTGGGCGCTCGGACGGCGCGCAGTCGCGGGCCTGCCGTCCCGGACGGCGTCCCGGGCCTCGGTCTCGGTCGGGATCCCGCGCTGGAGGGAGCCTATCGGAGCGTGCGGCCACCGAGGCCTGCAGGTCACGATCAGCTCGGCCTCCGCCATCCGCCACTCA AATTTGAACCTCCACTACCTCAATCAGATTCTGAACATCAAAAAGCAGAGTGTCCGCATGGTGCATTTGAGGAACTCGGGAACTTTGAACAATCCAAG CTCTCTAGACGAGACAGCTTATGAAAGACTTGCGGAGGAGACGCTGGACGCCCTGGCAGAGTTCTTTGAAGACCTTGCGGACAAGCCCTATACCCTGGAGGACTATGACGTCTCTTTTGGG GGCGGCGTGCTAACCATTAAACTGGGCGGGGATCTAGGGACCTATGTGATCAACAAGCAGACTCCAAACAAGCAAATCTGGTTATCTTCTCCCTCCAG tggCCCTAAGCGCTATGACTGGACTGGGAAGAACTGGGTGTACTCCCACGACGGCGTGTCCCTGCATGAGCTGCTGGCCAGAGAGCTGACTGAAGCCTTAAATACCAAACTGGACTTGTCTTCCTTGGCCTATTCTGGAAAAGGCGCTTGA